TTTAGTATATCAAAACATTCTCATGCTTGATTATAATAACCTTCATATATTatcttttttaaaaattaaaaaaatacttatcaaaagatcaaaaaatcAACAAATATGTATTTTAAAAATTCTAAACTCTCATCTCTTCAAAAagatattttcatattttcatgaaAAGTACCTAGGTATGTAGAAATCTAGAGTTAAGATTTCATATAGGCTAGCACATACATAATTTTGAGTGAATATTTTTTCACCAAAATAATTTAGTTTAAAAAGAATTTGGTGAAAACATCTTATGCAAATTCGACTTTTGAGACAAAACTATTTTGTTCAAAACTATTTAGGGTGAAATCAAATTATGTTtttctatctttatatatataaataaataaattcttttttATAAATCTAGACTAAAAAATCAAACCAAATAGTTAATCGTGATCAACCTAGATTTACAATTGAAACAATCATTAGGaaacaaatataatttataaatttaatgaGGGATGACACTTAGCTTCATGAATTACAGTGAAAAATGAATTATTGGTGCATGTAGTATTTATTCGTTAAATTATTGAAAAATGCATGTCCTTGTTACATTCATTGTCTTGAAATCAAAATGAACTAAAAACTTCTTATGGGTTGAATTCAATTCTATTGGGATCAACCTTAAGCTCTATCAACATAATCTAATTTGAATTGTAACCCACATGATTGAGTTGGTGGACTATAGAATTCCAAAATTTGTTTTTCCTTTAGTATCTAATATCTAAGTGTGCACATAGATGGCCATATTTAGTAATACCTTTGAAGATATTGTCAAATCACTAACATACCTTGACTTTATACCTTAAATATATATTCAAGACAAAACCCTCAAGCATGCATGCCATATGTGATTTTTGACGTGAATTCTAATTATTTTGTGCTCCAAacaaaaatgcttctaaaatgatttGCTCTAAATAATCACCTATGCCAATTAGTTATACATCCAATGTCTTTGTATACAAAGACATATCAATAAATCACATAAATGTGTACAAGTCAACTCATAATGATTAATGGAATAGTGTACAAGTTGAGAATATGAATTTTAAGAATAATCCTAAGGTCTTCACGACTGTGCCTACCTATTATTGACTTGACTttacacaaagaaaaagaaaaaagaaaaaaagaaaattgattATATGAATATCTATGTAATGATAAATGTAGCGAATATTTGATAATgacaaatatataaaaatatataaataaaaataaaacaaatattaaaatagatataaatgaaaaataaaagtaaaatttgaaaatataataaatttgtTAATATAATCATTTCATCTAATCTGATCATTACAAAAAAGTGTGAGATTTTTTGTTACCAACATTTCAAATTAAACACCATGATCCATCAATAGGGTAAGATAGCAAGAGAAGACATGAAAAATCTTACCCtgattcaattattggtacttatcatacaactattggtgcaatgttgtacaaaagttggacataAAATCAGCAAGTATGgaagtattaaatcaacaacttctatcacaagaattggaacgcgTACTACTCGGTCCTTTCCCCTAgatcatgatgtttgatgtgaaacGTTGGTAACAAAAAAACTCACTCTATCAAATCTAGAAAATACTACTTGAGCAATTATAAATATAGACTGgaaatttcatatttttctttttttttaaattatccttTATTTTTCCTACCTTGGATTCCCTTTTCAATTTTTTGGCCCGTCTTCCCAAAACTATGATAAAATATAGTGAAGAAGGTCAACGACCTTTTGTCGCTGCTCTGCATCTTCTCTGCTCCAATGGTAGACTGGCATCTTCTCTGCAGTTCGATCTTCTATATTAAATCCATCACAAAAATGCTATCAACGTGAGTTTTGGAGATCTTATATCGATCAGCTTAGTTTCAATTCCTCCAGATCAGTGCAAAATCTGCCATCAGTTGGTGTTGCCAAGCTTCTATACATCATCGGAAGGCACAAAATTTGTGGGTGTTTTGTCTTCCATGGAGAAAATACAACACAAGTTTGTTAATGTTGGAGAGCTCAAATTACATGTTGCAGAGATTGGATCAGGTGTTTCTTATCACCCATTTAAGTTTCTTCCACCTTGGGGTTTTAACTTTTTGTTTAGGGCTTTATGAACCCTGAGATATTGATAATGTTTAAATACAGGTCCAGATGTGCTGCTGCTGCATGGATTTCCTGAAATCTGGTATTCATGGCGCCATCAGATGATTGCCTTAGCAGATGCAGGATTTCATGCAATTGCACCTGACTTCAGGGGTTTTGGACTCTCTGATCAGCCTTCTCAAATTGAGAATGCCAGCTTTGTGGATCTGGTGGAAGACCTGGCAAACCTTGTGGATGCCTTAGGTATTCAGAAAGTATGTAGCCAAAACTCTATTTCATTGATTTACACCCACTTGAGATATTGGATCTTCATCTCATCTCCCAAATATATATTCCATGAATTTATAGGTATTTGTTGTGGGTAAGGATTTTGGAGCAGGGATTGCATATTATTTCTACCTCCTTCACCCTGAGCGAGTGAGAGGCATTGTAACATTGGGCGTACCTTATATTAGGCCTGGTCCACAAACCATTCACTTGGATTCCTTTCCTCAAGGATTTTATATTAGACATTGGCAGGTTTCTGTTTATTTCCCTTCTTCTGTTGTTCAATATATACTGGACTGAATGTTGGCATATTGTTTTCTAATGGACCCTTTTCCTTATGTAGGAGCCTGGAAAAGGTTTGGCAGATTTTGGGCGTTTTGATGTAAAAGCAGTGGTAAGGAATACATATACCCTTTTCTCTGGAAGTGAACTACCAGTAGCAGAGGAGGGTAAAGAGATCATGGACCTCTATGACCCTGCAACTCCTCTGCCATCTTGGTTTACTGAGGATGACCTGAAAACATACTCAAGCCTGTATGAGAAATCAGGTTTTGCTTACCCTCTGCAACTTACATACGTTGGCATTTCCAGGTATAGCTAGAAATTACCTTCTTTTATTAAAATATTCCAGCATTTTGAATCATCCACTAAGAATCCTCTATCATGCAAATTATATGGGCAAATTTCATTTACAGGAACTGGGGCAAACTGGAGGAGATCACAGACTATACTATTAAAAGTCCCAGCTTTGTGATAATGGGTACCAAAGACTATATCCTAAAATTTCCAGGAATGGAGTATTACATCAATAGTGAGATGCTCAAGTCCGATGTCCCCAATCTGGAGGTCCAATTCTTGTCCGAGGGAAGTCACTTTGTTCAAGAACAATTCCCGCAGGAAGTGAATAAGCTTCTAATTGGCTTCCTCAATCAGCAGTTGCAATGctaaaaacaatacaaaatttaaCATCCAAGCAGGGAGAACAAGTGTTTATAGGAATAAAAGTACACAAACTTTTATGGTCTTCTCCTGCAACCATGGAACTGGGAGAAGTTTAGTTTTGAGCATGTTTTAATACTTTTGATTGCATTTATAAAAATGTTCATTTTGATCATTAGTTTTCATAATTGAATGCAATCTATAAAAGTAGCAACTCATCTGGTGCTTCATCGGTGTATCAATTAAACTTGAATTAATGCACAAttaggggaaaggatccagtaaTTGAGGATGTTCCAATAGTTGTAATAGCATTTGATGGTTTAATGCCGAATATTTTTAACTATATTACactaatagttgtgactttaaaattGTCTCTCTTGATGATGCCACATCATGTGATATTACATCAATGCACCAATAAAgcatgacttagtgcacaactaTTGGTCTACCCTTTTTGTGGGGTCTTTTTAGATACTTCAATAGatagcatcatatttgatgatatgACCCTAAGGCCTTAGCTTTCAATAGTAGACTTGCCAAGTAAGATATCGTAAAAATTTGTAGTGATTTAAAATTTTCATGTAGGATTTGAGAATCACAAAGGGTGCTCAACTATTGGATCCTTTCCCCACAAGTCTACCCTTTTATAAGGGTCTTTTTGGACATCTcaacaaaaagcatgttgatgtggcatcatatttgatgatgtagcCCTGGAACATTAGTTATGAGCAAGGCTTGGCCAAATAAGCCACTTTAAAGCATTAGAAGTGACCCTAAATCACCACGTATGATATCAAGAGGCACCCAGCAGATACTTTCTTCTAcaaaaagaattgttgagagttGAAATTGTCTTTTCATTAGATCTTAATAAATTGATAcagtaaattttttaatttaaataaatgttttttatatgaaattcaaaacaattttaaaataaatgtTGTTAGGTATTCCAATGCTTGTCTATTTTTGTTACAATAAAATGTTTGATTTTGTTGATTAGAATCaatcttagagagagagagagagagagagagagagagagagagagagaggtacaaattaataaacaatgtattgGTTTATGATAATTATGAAGCATGACATTGAGTAGGAAAATAGGCTTTGGATGAGGCTTGAGCGAGAATGGGTCAAATGGAATAGAGGCCAACATTGAAAACAAAGATGGTGATAAGGATGGTTTCTACCTGTATTTCAAATATAGGGGAGTGTAGGGAAATTTTTTGGACCCCTGCCAAATATAGGTGTGTTCACAAACAATGTAAATGGAAACCTAGTTGACATTAGGTTGTGGCTTTTCCACAAGGCTTGTTTTTTATCTTCTTCACCAAACATGAAGATAGTGCATAGACCATATTAGATGGTCAATGGTTTCTTAGTAAGAATGGCTTACTACTCCAAATATGGATGCTCTGTTATGATCCCAAGAAagagttcatcaaaaatttcttttggTTTGGGTTAGACTTGTTGGAGGACTAGAATGAGGAGGTCTTGtaagcataagcaactccttttgGCAATTTATTGAAGTGGATGAGGTCACCAAATTTAGAAAATGATTATTGTTTGTAAGATTATATATATGTGGATATTGAGAAGGTGTCTCCTTCTAGGATTATCTTTTCTTTTGAATTGCATAAATGGGTAAAAACAAATAGCCTTCGATAATTCCTTGCTTTTTTAGAGTGGCTAATGTGGAGGTGGTGGATTGTTTGAGCAACAAGAAAAAGTTATCTTTTTCGATAAAATGAAGCAATCTTTGCCTTCCCTGCCTCTCAATGGTGAGGTGGAAGGTCCCTTGTTGAATGGATCTAATGATGCTTGCAAAACACTTATGGGAAAGTTATGAAGGAGAGTTGTAGGGAGAAGGAATTTCAAGATTGTAAACCCGAGTGATCTCTCCCCTAGTTATGTTGCAATGGTCTCTCCCCTTTGTTTATGGGTATTGATGTTAGGAGAAGACACTTCATGTGACCCTCTAGGTCCTCCAAATCTAAGACTAGCTTTAAAAAATATAAGTTAGCCTAGAAAGATCTTTGTAATTAGGAGATGGTTGATGCTATCTAATGTTCCTTGAAGTGGTTTGGTTTcaaattgaaatagattaattctCCTATGGTCCTTGGGTAGTTAGCCtagtttttttttttcctttttcttttaataCCTTTGTTGTTTACTTGTTAATGTATTGCAATCTTCTTATTGTTGCTTTTATATAGTTCTTTTTGCTTCATTGGGATTCATCATTTTATCTTTATCTCTTTGTAAAAGGGCTTGGGCCCTTTCGAAAGCCCACCTTTATCAAtaacaagaaaaaaataatatcttGATCAATAAAATATGGAGAGAGAGAACGTGTACAAAACTTCACTAAATTAATATTTGCTAAACTCAAAAATCAATTGTGTTATGACAAAAGGTTTTGTTAGCTAATTTAAGATAAAATATTTTAGCTCAAATAAATGTTGGATAGTGTTGTATTCATTCCATGTTAAATAGTTAGGGTTATATTAGGACCTTAATTTTATAGTTTACCTTGCTTGTCAAATAAACATTTTATGAAGGTTATCTATGTTCGTGTGTAAAGGGTTATTCCCTAATTGGTTTTTTTCAAGGACCTATTCACATGTAGttcttaagtttacttaagtaGCGTCTAGACTACACATAGCATACTTATGTTGGGCATTGATGTTGCtaggatgtgttgttgtcattgatgtcaacatattcttgtgatttattgttccGATGGTTgctgattggtttattgggatcatggtttggtgtatggagaaTTTCTAGTACCATTAAatatttttgtattggttttggttatCCGAAAAACttaattaatcatatcatatgatccaatttttatgatcagtgctttgcagagtttgatatttcctccggtatattctggtgtgatcagatcttgagctgagttcttgggagatt
This genomic stretch from Cryptomeria japonica chromosome 8, Sugi_1.0, whole genome shotgun sequence harbors:
- the LOC131029939 gene encoding uncharacterized protein LOC131029939 isoform X3, whose product is MEKIQHKFVNVGELKLHVAEIGSGPDVLLLHGFPEIWYSWRHQMIALADAGFHAIAPDFRGFGLSDQPSQIENASFVDLVEDLANLVDALGIQKEPGKGLADFGRFDVKAVVRNTYTLFSGSELPVAEEGKEIMDLYDPATPLPSWFTEDDLKTYSSLYEKSGFAYPLQLTYVGISRNWGKLEEITDYTIKSPSFVIMGTKDYILKFPGMEYYINSEMLKSDVPNLEVQFLSEGSHFVQEQFPQEVNKLLIGFLNQQLQC
- the LOC131029939 gene encoding uncharacterized protein LOC131029939 isoform X1, which produces MEKIQHKFVNVGELKLHVAEIGSGPDVLLLHGFPEIWYSWRHQMIALADAGFHAIAPDFRGFGLSDQPSQIENASFVDLVEDLANLVDALGIQKVFVVGKDFGAGIAYYFYLLHPERVRGIVTLGVPYIRPGPQTIHLDSFPQGFYIRHWQEPGKGLADFGRFDVKAVVRNTYTLFSGSELPVAEEGKEIMDLYDPATPLPSWFTEDDLKTYSSLYEKSGFAYPLQLTYVGISRNWGKLEEITDYTIKSPSFVIMGTKDYILKFPGMEYYINSEMLKSDVPNLEVQFLSEGSHFVQEQFPQEVNKLLIGFLNQQLQC
- the LOC131029939 gene encoding uncharacterized protein LOC131029939 isoform X2; amino-acid sequence: MEKIQHKFVNVGELKLHVAEIGSGPDVLLLHGFPEIWYSWRHQMIALADAGFHAIAPDFRGFGLSDQPSQIENASFVDLVEDLANLVDALGIQKDFGAGIAYYFYLLHPERVRGIVTLGVPYIRPGPQTIHLDSFPQGFYIRHWQEPGKGLADFGRFDVKAVVRNTYTLFSGSELPVAEEGKEIMDLYDPATPLPSWFTEDDLKTYSSLYEKSGFAYPLQLTYVGISRNWGKLEEITDYTIKSPSFVIMGTKDYILKFPGMEYYINSEMLKSDVPNLEVQFLSEGSHFVQEQFPQEVNKLLIGFLNQQLQC